In Schizosaccharomyces osmophilus chromosome 2, complete sequence, the following proteins share a genomic window:
- the rtf1 gene encoding DNA replication termination factor Rtf1 produces MYVYGEQSITGDLLEAEETNTEDGGFNFSDEDHPESYSPEAETLALSFERESSLENSSTASPEQTLSPIDELNSNKHYRPNYGRRNAQFTPRCWKLLIELIRETMETSNLTFEDARESLWKSRRIPKIFQKVIVHFRVEIPGITRRTLHRHLRGYFHVPGFSQFGYVDSNISGTWGVKEAELVETHITRFQEEKNLSEHEFCELIWANDYTMEIDQLYNTIVDELERDKKSVQGFVRRKYYPFLHRNSWTLEEEEQLKSLVKTHGKLWSKIGQILNRRPMQCRDHWRDYIQCGSVRHSPWTEDESKRLLAFVSECKQQSSLIPIQWELIAKKLKNRHRHHCKSRFYSLLKSTSDKELLFYPGDNIWMIQRIKEMGIEKEELIDWNQISDLSGQFWTSKACAKQFKKIKKCLFVNNKDIFPVLIQRLLDVFQCAESENLPSHLYMNQNAPFPGSYNA; encoded by the exons CTGAAACTCTTGCTTTAAGTTTTGAGAGAGAATCctctttggaaaacagTAGTACAGCATCGCCAGAACAAACGTTATCACCTATCGATGAATTAAACTCCAATAAACATTACAGACCGAATTATGGACGTCGAAATGCACAGTTTACTCCAAGGTGCTGGAAATTGCTTATTGAACTGATCCGAGAAACTATGGAAACATCAAACTTAACCTTTGAAGATGCAAGAGAATCCCTTTGGAAATCAAGGCGTATACCAAAAATATTTCAGAAAGTAATTGTTCACTTTC GGGTCGAAATACCAGGTATAACCAGAAGGACTCTGCATCGTCATCTTCGAGGATATTTTCACGTTCCTGGTTTCTCCCAGTTTGGCTATGTGGATTCAAATATATCTGGAACTTGGGGTGTAAAAGAAGCAGAATTGGTTGAGACTCATATAACCCGTTTCCAAGAG GAAAAAAATCTCTCCGAGCACGAGTTTTGTGAATTGATTTGGGCTAATGATTATACAATGGAAATCGATCAGCTGTATAATACAATAG TGGATGAACTTGAACGAGATAAAAAAAGTGTTCAAGGTTTTGTTCGCCGAAAATATTACCCTTTTTTGCATAGAAACTCTTGGACGTTAGAGGAAGAGGAACAATTGAAAAG CCTTGTCAAGACCCACGGTAAGTTATGGTCAAAAATTGGTCAAATTCTCAATCGACGTCCCATGCAGTGTCGAGATCATTGGCGAGATTATATTCAGTGTGGAAGCGTTCGTCATTCTCCTTGGACAGAAGATGAGTCCAAAAGACTCTTAGCATTCGTGTCGGAATGCAAACAGCAATCTTCCCTAATACCAATTCAGTGGGAACTTATTGCCAAAAAGCTCAAAAACAGACATAGACATCATTGCAAATCGAGATTCTATTCCCTTCTGAAGAGTACTTCTGATAAAGAACTCTTGTTTTATCCGGGTGATAATATATGGATGATACAAAG GATCAAAGAAATGGGCatcgaaaaagaagaactgATTGATTGGAATCAGATATCAGACCTTTCAGGCCAATTTTGGACTTCAAAAGCTTGCGCGAagcaattcaaaaagataaaaaaatgctTATTTGTGAACAATAAAGATATCTTTCCTG TTTTGATTCAGAGATTACTAGACGTGTTTCAATGTGCCGAGTCTGAAAACTTACCTTCTCATCTATACATGAACCAAAATGCTCCTTTCCCTGGTTCTTATAACGCTTAA
- the cox24 gene encoding mitochondrial mRNA processing protein Cox24/Pet20 — translation MLKRSPLSTLIKGISSLSMRSPIPIWHVSASPVITPKYNIPTVPTTSHVSHRQIARANFFAGYRPLAPSDVSKPESVPDTNLFSIKQVGNDSQKSDEYVLSMENGVLHAQALSPTGKVTESLPVRISSQVWEQLCDTIISTTPISLTSVKRKRKLKMNKHKYKKRMRKQRALRKRLGK, via the exons ATGCTGAAACGAAGCCCGCTTTCAACACtaataaaaggaattaGTAGTCTTTCCATGAGAAGCCCGATTCCAATTTGGCATGTATCTGCTTCTCCGGTCATTACTCCCAAGTACAATATACCTACAGTTCCGACAACTTCGCATGTTTCTCACAGGC AGATTGCTCGCGCCAACTTTTTCGCTGGGTACAGACCTTTAGCTCCTAGCGACGTTTCAAAACCCGAATCAGTGCCTGATACAAATCTTTTCTCTATAAAACAGGTGGGCAACGATTCCCAAAAGTCTGACGAGTATGTTTTGTCAATGGAAAATGGCGTACTCCACGCCCAAGCTCTCTCTCCAACAGGTAAAGTTACAGAATCTCTTCCTGTCCGTATATCCTCTCAAGTATGGGAGCAACTCTGCGATACTATAATATCCACTACTCCTATAAGCTTGACGAGCGTGAAACGGAAAAGGAAGCTGAAGATGAACAAGCATAAGTACAAAAAGCGTATGAGAAAACAACGAGCCTTGCGTAAACGCTTGGGTAAATAA
- the saf3 gene encoding splicing associated factor Saf3, with the protein MAPPVPQVPKKPIGRYRPRQDDLEESASDSSSSEYEEEPLSPPAASAPPAESVPNNKSKDVQPSLAQAVRVPPKPQIPSSFERSNLDNESASEYETDEEESATMPNHDDAEEESESETSSGSEDSDEDEMDRRRQLLLTAPKFVGKGTKSQTKADNSSENIEKDRKQLSQKILEETIQKEMKQREMEKTNELLKDVDDTDGLDPQSEYEAWQVRSLRRKKRDKENLLALEKERMSIEERRLMDPEEREKLDRQEAEESRQGKKKKPVQFLQKFYHRGAFYQDQDIVRNRDYSEAAEGEIQHKETLPKAMQVRGNTFGMAGQTRWTHLANEDTSKTGSAWSNPKNPLVHKTLQRLGGLHSDELPKKRKKY; encoded by the coding sequence ATGGCGCCTCCTGTTCCCCAGGTTCCAAAAAAACCTATTGGAAGGTATCGACCTAGACAAGATGATCTAGAGGAAAGTGCAAgtgattcttcttcaagtgaatatgaagaagaacctCTTTCTCCTCCTGCAGCTTCGGCTCCTCCTGCTGAATCTGTCCCAAATAACAAGTCTAAAGATGTCCAACCATCATTAGCACAAGCTGTGAGAGTACCACCGAAACCGCAAATTCCTTCTAGTTTTGAAAGGTCCAATTTAGATAACGAGTCTGCATCAGAATATGAAAcggatgaagaagaatcagcGACAATGCCCAACCATGATGAcgcagaagaagaaagcgAATCGGAAACTAGCTCTGGATCTGAAGATTCTGACGAAGATGAAATGGACCGTAGGAGACAACTTTTGCTTACTGCACCGAAGTTTGTCGGTAAAGGCACGAAAAGTCAAACGAAAGCCGACAATTCCTCAGAGAATATAGAAAAGGATCGCAAGCAACTATCTCAAAAGATTCTAGAAGAGACAATacagaaagaaatgaaacaaagggaaatggaaaaaacgAACGAATTGTTAAAAGATGTCGACGATACAGATGGGTTAGACCCACAAAGCGAATACGAAGCTTGGCAAGTAAGAAGTTTACGAAGGAAGAAGCGTGATAAGGAAAATCTTTTGGctcttgaaaaagaaagaatgtcGATAGAGGAAAGACGCTTAATGGATCCcgaagaaagagaaaaattggatagacaagaagctgaagaaagCCGccaaggaaagaaaaagaaaccagtTCAGTTTCTACAAAAGTTTTACCACAGAGGTGCATTTTATCAAGACCAAGACATTGTTCGAAATCGAGACTACTCTGAAGCAGCCGAAGGTGAAATCCAGCACAAAGAAACTTTACCCAAAGCCATGCAAGTTCGTGGAAATACGTTTGGTATGGCTGGACAAACAAGATGGACTCACTTGGCAAACGAAGATACCAGTAAAACTGGATCTGCTTGGAGTAACCCAAAGAATCCCCTGGTTCACAAAACTTTACAACGCTTAGGTGGCCTACATTCCGACGAGTTACCcaaaaagaggaagaagtaCTAG